In Pirellula sp. SH-Sr6A, the DNA window TCGTTGCTCGTGTCGACATGGTTTGGTCCCTCTACGATTGGAAGTTCTCGGGGGTAATGATCTTGATGATGTCACCGGGAATGGTCAGCATGAGGGAGCGGCCGCTATCCCAATCGACTTCGACCTGCGTCCAGCCATGGTGGGGGTGGACCTTCCGAACCGTGCCGACGGAACCTCGTGGTATGGGATCGGGATCATCAGGCATCGCGATCAGTCGAATCCGATCACCGACGTTGGGAATTCTTGTCATTGTTTGGTTTTCCTTCGTCTAGAGAATCTTGCCGAGGAGGCTTTTCTTCATCGCATCGATCGCTTCGCATGCGAGGAGGTGTTCGGTCAACAGAGGGCCGGCCGTTTGTGGTTGCTGTGCGTCGGCGATCTCAAGCATCTCCATCAAGGTGTGGAGCCCTTCCACCGTCTTGTAGTAGGCTTCGCGAATCTCTTGCGCTTGGTGCGGGTCCATCGTGCGGAATGCGTCGCGGAGGATCTTTTCGTCGATCTTGCGTTGGGGGTTGGTCGCGTCGTTCATCGTTGTTGCTCCGTGTTCGGAAACCTGTTTTCGTTGGGCGTTAACACCAATGAGCCATGCCGTGCGCAAAGCCTCAAGTCAATTCAAAAAAGGATTCGATGCTTTTTCGGAGAATGTTTTGAAGCCCCACAATCGCCACCGTTTGCCCCCGGTCGCGTCGCGTTGCATGTTGGGGTAACGACGCCATTTCACGACCGAACGCCCACACATCGCAAACGTGGGGCGTTGGTGCGAAGCCGGCGATCCTCAGCGCTGAGGCCAATTTCGAACCTTGATCATTTCGAAACCATCAAAGCCGGAGACCGCATAGTCTCGGCCGTTGTACCCTCGCGCGATCAATCGATCCCCCCGGCGCTCGACATACGCGATGGTGGTGTCGAGCGAGGAATCGTCGATGGATTGGACTTCGTAGGAATAATCGGGTTCGGGAATAGCCCGCTCGCCGTCGGCCAAGTCGGTAACCAAGCGAAGTTGTCCGATGTGCATGTCAGGAATCTATGTTGGGTTTGCGATGGGATGGAGAAAGGGTATCGAGCCCTTCGGCATTCGAACGCTCGATCTCAACGGCTCGGTTGCTTGGGTCGCTGGTCATTGGGTTACCTCTGCGCTCGCGTTGGCAGGAGCGAATCGCCCTCGTTCGGTTTTGATGAACCGCGAAGCATCTCCCTTTCCGATCTCGCGGAGGATGGCGCTGTAGAGCGTCGCGTGGGGTGTCTTGCCACCGGGGCTGGTCCAGTACCCCTTGGCGGTCATCGCTTCGATCATCTGCTGAACGTTCAGCGGTTCGGTAGCTTCGCAAAGAACCTTGTGGGCAGCAGCCAAAGCGCTAAGCCGTTTGGGTTGATCGCCATCGGGTTTCTTGAGAACTCGCTTCGGTTTGGTCGCCGGCTGTTGGGGACCGTCGAACGCGATCACCTCGGCGGGTTCGTTCTCGACAACGGTGAGGTTGTCGGTCGTGGTGACCTTGGCCGAACCCTTGCGGGGTGCGACTTCCCCCTGCAACCGCTGTGCGGTTCGGATAATGATTTTCTTGCCGGTAGCCAGGTTCGTGGCGAACCAACCGCCCCCGGTTTTCTCGCTATCGATTCGGATCTCGACTCTCTTGCCGGTGACGTTTGCGTAGTACTTGCCACCGATCTTGACCTCTGCCTTTTTCATCTGCCTGTCTCCCCTGTAGGAACCGTGGTTAGCTGCCATCGTCAGGCCGCTCGCACTACCGAGCGGCGATCTCGATCGCGTCGAGATTTCGGCTTATTACCCGAAGACCAAATCGGCCAATCCCATTCCGAGGAAGTCGACCAAGACCTGGATCTCGGTGGTCGCGGCGGGTACATCCAACCCGCGGTCGAAATTGAAGAGGGTCTTCTTCGTTTCGAGGTCTTGGATCCAAAGCTTCGAGATCTTGGTTCGTCCGAGCTCGTACTCTTCGCACTCTGCATGTTCGGAGAAAACCAAAGCATCGAATCGGTATGCGTTGTTGATCTTGCCTCGAACCCAAGAACCGCCGGCACCTGGGGTTCGGTGGCTGATCTTCGTGATCTTGAGGTCGAAGTCCGTGGTGTCGTTCTCGTTGTGGGTCATGTTTGCGTTTCCGTATCGGAAGGGGTGGTGAATCGTTTGGCGTTAACACACATGAGCCATGCGGTTCGCAACACAGCAAGCAGCATTCGCATTCATTTGCAGAAATGTTTTCAGGTTTCCCCCACATGCGAAAAAGCTCGCCCTAATCGGAGCGAGCTTCGTAAAACAACTAGGCATTTAGTTGCCCCGAGCGACGTCCCATGCTCGCTTGGTTCCATAACCAAGCTGCCTACCCTCCACGATGAAGAGGACCGCATCCTCGGCCACATCGTCATCGTCGTCCCCCTCGTCGGCTTCACCGTCGTCATCGACGTAGTCGTTGATCTCCAATCCAGATGCGAGCCCGTAAATCGAGTTCTCAAAGGGCCAGTTCTGCTGCGTCATCAATCGCACCTCGGCATCGCCACCGATCTCATCTCGGTACTCCCCGAGCCGTCCAATCAATTCATCGATCGTCATGTTTGTTTCTCCCGTGTCTTCGAAAATGGATATCCAACGAACGTCATCACACATGAGCCATGCCGTTGGAAACACAGCAAGTCAATTACCGAAACCATCAGCAGCAATTCCAAAGATTCATTCGCGCCCCAACAAACCAACGACGTTCGCATGTGTCGCGTTGAGATGCGTGGTTGGGGGTTTACTAAGCGATACCCGAGAATGGCGTTTTGTGGGGCACTGTCGCGTCCGGTTCCCCTGAATCATTCCAGTAATGGACAACGCCGCTCGAGTGGGAGCGGCGCTGTTGATCTCTGGGTTGAACTACGCAGCTTGGTCGTACTTCCTCGCCATCTCGAGGAGCTTGCTCTTGATGGCCTTCCAATCTCGCTGGGTCTCGCCGGTGATTTCACCAAATCGCTTGTCGCGAAGCTCGCCCTTGTACCAACCTTTGGTCCATCCGAGCCGGTAGAAGAGTCGGTTGAGTTCCGTTTCGCCAAGGCCGGCTCCTGGTCGATCCCAGCAGCTCGTCGTTCCGTCTTTCTTCGCGTAGTCCCAATCCGCGCATCGCTTGGTGTTCATCGCGAGTTCGACCAATCCGAGAACCATCATCAGGTATCCGACCACCTTGGTCTTGTTGAGCGTTCCGGCGAAGGCTCGAAACTCGATTCGGTTTTTACCGGCAGCCAGGTGCGTGAGGTTCAGCAGGTGGTATCGATCGGCTTCGCATCGGTTCTTCGCGGTGTCTTTGTCCCCGTACTGTTTGATCCGCTTGGTGTAGATCGTTTGTTCGCGGCGTCGTGTTCCCGTGCTTGCGAAGATCGCCTTCTCGTGGTTGCCGACCAAGGAAATCAATCTGGCCAAGGCGGCTGCGTCGCCATCCCAAGAGATACTCACATGGAGCCCGCAGGTTTTATTAACCCGTCCTCCGTGTTCGTTGATCTTGTCGATCGCTTCTTCGATTTGTTTGAGGCCTTCGTACCCTTTAAGCTTGGGGCTTACGAACTCGCATCCCTTGCGGTTGGGTGTCTCGGGTTTGATGCTCGCATCCCGTTCGGCTCGCCATCCGGTGGGGAGCCAAGGCACTTGGTAGCCGTGGTGGTAGGGGCCAATCGGTGTGGTGTCGCTGTTGGGCAGCGTCGTTTCGAACTCCAGACCGAAGTGGATTTCGTTTGCGTTCATCTTTGTCTCTCTGTTTGGGTTGGTTGGGTCGGTTGGTTGCGATCGCCATGTTGCTGGCGTGTGTCACATGAAGCCCTGCCGCAGAGAGAACATCCAGCCGATAAAGCATGTTTTCCCCAGTCTTTTTTCATGTTTTCAGGCACCCCCACAAACGCCACACATGGGCCCGTGTGGCATGCAAAACATGCTTGCCCAAGGGGGCGGACCTCAAAAGAAAACGCACCGGTGGGGCCCGCGTTCGCGACTGTGCGAAGCATTGAAGAATGGAGTCTGGCATGAGTGACGGAAAGAAACCGATCGATCCGAATCGGCTTACGGTCGAGCAGGCATCCAAGCTGCTCTCAGCGGCTGCAAAGATCCGGGTGCAGACGGAATTAATCCTGGAAGACATCGAGGCGGGAGCGCCAAGGAATCCAGACGGAACGATCAACTTGATGCATTACGCAGCATGGATGGTGAAGGAGATGGGCCGTGGCAACTGACCCTAGAAAATTAAGACCAAGCGATCTATGTCGATTGTTGAACTCAACGCCACTTGGTGAGGTTATCAACGAACGGCAATTACATCGCCATCGCACTCGAGCCGGCATGCGTATCGGTGACGCTCGCTTTGTAGATCTGCTCCGCTATGTTGCGTGGCTCATCGAGATAAGGCACACACCTCGTAACGAACCAGAAGGGGATCCGTATGGAAAGCTGAAAGAACGTGCTCGTGCGCGAAACGTTGCCATCGCTCTGGCAGGCCGAGACATCGGCGAGCTGCCGCCCGTTGCTGATCCGGAGCGGAAGGCTCGCGCTGCAAGAGACTTTCGCTTCTTCTGCGAATCCTATTTTCCGTTAACCTTTCATCTGAATTGGTCAGACGACCATCTCAAGGTTATCAATCGTATTGAGCAAGCTGTTTTGAGTGGTGGTCTCTTCTCTATGGCGATGCCCCGTGGTTCGGGCAAGACGACCATCTGCGAATGCGCATGCATTTGGGCTGCACTCAATGGACATCGTGAGTTCGTTTGTCTCATCGGAAGTGACGAGGGGCACGCGATGGATATGCTCGAATCGATCAAGATGGAGCTCGATGGCAATGAACTTTTGTTAGCGGATTATCCCGAGGTGGTCTTTCCGATTCAGGCCCTCGACGGGATCGCTAATCGCTGCAATGGCCAGCTTTATCAAGGACAACGTACGCATATCGGTTGGACCGCGAGAGAGATTGTGCTTCCAACTATGCCAGGAAGTGTTGCCAGCGGCGCCATTGTCAAAGTAGCCGGTATTACTGGTCGCATACGGGGAATGAAGTACAAACGCGCGGATGGACGGACTGTTCGGCCGACGTTGGTTGTGATCGACGACCCGCAAACGGACGAATCTGCCCGATCCCTGTCTCAGTGCGCAACGCGGGAAAGCATTCTCGCAGGTGCGATTCTTGGGTTGGCCGGCCCGGGGAAAAAGATCTCAGGGATTATGCCGTGCACAGTCATTCGACCGGGGGATATGGCAGACAACATTCTCTCGAGGGAAAAGCATCCCGAATGGAACGGCGAACGAACGCGAATGGTTTATTCGTTCCCAACGGATGAAAAGCTTTGGCTGCGATACGGCGAACTGAGGGCGGAGAGCCTTCGCATGTACGGCGACACGCGACTAGCCACCGAGTTCTATTCATCCAATCGTTCTGCCATGGACGCTGGGGCAGAGATCGCTTGGCCCGAGCGATTCAATCACGACGAACTATCGGCCATCCAGCATGCGATGAACCTCAAGCTACAGGATGAAGCAGCGTTCTTCGCCGAATACCAGAACGAACCATTGCCTGAAGTTAAGGCTAGTGACAACGAGCTGACCACGGACCAGATCGCTGGCAAGATCAATCGTATCGAGCGGCAGTTGGTTCCGATTGGAGCCAACCACCTGACGATGTTCGTCGACGTTCAAGCAACGCTGTTGTTCTACTCGGTGATCGCTTGGGAAGATGACTTCACAGGTTACCTCGTGGACTATGGCACTTTTCCCGATCAGAAGCGACCGTACTTTACACTGCGGGATGCGAGAACCACGCTTGCACTGGCTACGAAAGCAGGCGGTCTGGAAGGCTGTATCTACGCCGGCCTCGAGCGACTCACGGCAGACTGCCTTACCCGCGAATGGAGGCGTGATGATGGTGCCATGTTGCGGATCGAGAAATGCTTGATCGACGCCAACTGGGGCTCGTCAACCGATGTTGTCTACCAGTTCTGTCGGCAGAGCCAGTTCGCAGGAATTGTCATGCCCAGCCACGGTCGATTCGTAGGCGCTTCCAGTCAGCCGTTTTCGGAATACAAACGAAAGCCGGGGGATCGCGTGGGCCACAACTGGCGAATTCCGAACGTGCATGGCAAGCGAGCTGTACGGCACGTTGTCTACGACACCAATTTCTGGAAGACATTTGTCCATGCTCGTTTGGCGGTCGCGATGGGAGATCGCGGTTGCCTATCGCTCTTTGGAGACACACCGGACACCCATCGGCTCTTGGCAGAACACTTGTCGGCAGAGTATCGCGTTCGAACCGAAGGTCGAGGACGCATTGTCGACGAATGGAAACAGCGACCGGAGCGCGGTGATAATCACTGGTTCGACTGCGTGGTCGGCTGTGCAGTTGCGGCATCGATGCAAGGTGTCAATTTACCCGGTGCCGAAAGTCTGGCTGCCAAGAAGCAAGGTCGGGTGAGCTTCGCGGAGCTCCAAAGGAAACGGGGCCGATGAACAACGACTGCGATTCATTGAAGAAGAAAGGGATCATCTGTCCCAAGTGCGGGTGCCGTCATTTCATCACGACGCACACGGAGCCTTTACGTGATGGACGCATCCGCCGCAGAAAGCGTTGTCGCAACTGCGATCGAAAAGTGATCACTCACGAGGTTCCTGAGAAATAGATCGCTACATCTAGCACCCCACCAAGAATCGCATCGATCTGCGCGCAGTATCACGGCTCTTCGGCATAGGTAATCGAGGAGGAGCCACACCGGTCCGAGCAAGTCTACTCATCGCCGGGTGCCTCTCGACCGGACTCCTCTTTCATCGAATAACCAAAGAAGCATGTCAGAAGATTTGAAACAAGCTATCACTCAAAACGCGCAAGGCCCTGCAAAGGCCTCTGGCGACGCCGGCAGTGTTGAGCAGCACAAGCTGACTGATCAAATCGAAGCAGCTCGCTTTCTAGCCTCGAGAGATGCCACGAAGTCGAAGCGTCGTGGCTTGGTCTTCAACAAGATTGTTCCACCGGGGGCCGAGTAACCGTGTTGTCCTGGATTTCCAATTGGTGGTCACCCAAATCCGTGCGAGCGCACAAACTAAGCGCGAGTCGCATCGTGCGCGCACGTTATGATGCTGCGGTGACCACCGACGATAATCGGCGCCATTGGGCCTATGCGGATGGGCTTTCGCCCAACGCATCCAATAGTGCCGAAGTTCGCCGAATCCTTCGAAACCGTGCTCGGTATGAAACGGCCAACAACTCGTATGCCCGCGGGATCGTTCTGACCCTCGCGCATGACGTCGTCGGTACCGGCCCCCGGTTGCAGATGCTTACTGGCGACTCTGAAGCCAATCGTCGCATCGAACAAGCCTTCATGCTGTGGGCTCGTTCGGTGCATCTTCCTGAGAAACTCCGCACGATGCGGATGGCTCGCGCCACGGATGGCGAATCTTTCGCTGTCCTCACGAACAATCCTCGCCTCAATACGGAGGTCCAACTCGATCTCCGCCTCGTCGAGGCAGACCAGGTCACGACGCCCGATCTCGATCGACTTTCCACCATGGCGGTCGATGGGATCGTCTTTGATTCCGC includes these proteins:
- a CDS encoding DUF4314 domain-containing protein, with the protein product MTRIPNVGDRIRLIAMPDDPDPIPRGSVGTVRKVHPHHGWTQVEVDWDSGRSLMLTIPGDIIKIITPENFQS
- a CDS encoding winged helix-turn-helix domain-containing protein: MKKAEVKIGGKYYANVTGKRVEIRIDSEKTGGGWFATNLATGKKIIIRTAQRLQGEVAPRKGSAKVTTTDNLTVVENEPAEVIAFDGPQQPATKPKRVLKKPDGDQPKRLSALAAAHKVLCEATEPLNVQQMIEAMTAKGYWTSPGGKTPHATLYSAILREIGKGDASRFIKTERGRFAPANASAEVTQ
- a CDS encoding amidoligase family protein, with product MNANEIHFGLEFETTLPNSDTTPIGPYHHGYQVPWLPTGWRAERDASIKPETPNRKGCEFVSPKLKGYEGLKQIEEAIDKINEHGGRVNKTCGLHVSISWDGDAAALARLISLVGNHEKAIFASTGTRRREQTIYTKRIKQYGDKDTAKNRCEADRYHLLNLTHLAAGKNRIEFRAFAGTLNKTKVVGYLMMVLGLVELAMNTKRCADWDYAKKDGTTSCWDRPGAGLGETELNRLFYRLGWTKGWYKGELRDKRFGEITGETQRDWKAIKSKLLEMARKYDQAA
- a CDS encoding terminase gpA endonuclease subunit → MATDPRKLRPSDLCRLLNSTPLGEVINERQLHRHRTRAGMRIGDARFVDLLRYVAWLIEIRHTPRNEPEGDPYGKLKERARARNVAIALAGRDIGELPPVADPERKARAARDFRFFCESYFPLTFHLNWSDDHLKVINRIEQAVLSGGLFSMAMPRGSGKTTICECACIWAALNGHREFVCLIGSDEGHAMDMLESIKMELDGNELLLADYPEVVFPIQALDGIANRCNGQLYQGQRTHIGWTAREIVLPTMPGSVASGAIVKVAGITGRIRGMKYKRADGRTVRPTLVVIDDPQTDESARSLSQCATRESILAGAILGLAGPGKKISGIMPCTVIRPGDMADNILSREKHPEWNGERTRMVYSFPTDEKLWLRYGELRAESLRMYGDTRLATEFYSSNRSAMDAGAEIAWPERFNHDELSAIQHAMNLKLQDEAAFFAEYQNEPLPEVKASDNELTTDQIAGKINRIERQLVPIGANHLTMFVDVQATLLFYSVIAWEDDFTGYLVDYGTFPDQKRPYFTLRDARTTLALATKAGGLEGCIYAGLERLTADCLTREWRRDDGAMLRIEKCLIDANWGSSTDVVYQFCRQSQFAGIVMPSHGRFVGASSQPFSEYKRKPGDRVGHNWRIPNVHGKRAVRHVVYDTNFWKTFVHARLAVAMGDRGCLSLFGDTPDTHRLLAEHLSAEYRVRTEGRGRIVDEWKQRPERGDNHWFDCVVGCAVAASMQGVNLPGAESLAAKKQGRVSFAELQRKRGR